From Hoeflea sp. 108:
CTCGGTATCTCGGGCGGAATTGGTATCTGTTCGATACTGACACTATATTGGTGACCGAGAAACGCCTGCACAAGGAGGCACCTTTTTGAAACCGAGGCACCCGCACCGCACCGAAGACTGTCGCGCCGTCAGCGATATCCTGCAGCGTGTCGGCGACAAATGGACCGTGCTCGTCGTCGGCAAGCTCGGCGACGGCCCGATGCGCTTCAACGAGCTTCGTCACGCCATCGGCGGCATTTCGCAGAAGATGCTGACCACGACGCTGCGCGGGCTGGAGCGTGACGGCTTCATCACCCGTACCGTGTTCCCGACGATCCCGCCGCGCGTCGACTACGAGCTGACCGATCTCGGTCGCGAGCTTCTGGTTCCGGTCTTTGCGCTCGGCGAATGGGCCCGCCTCAACCAGCGTCGCGTCGCCGAGGCGCGGACGAAGTTCGATGCGGTGACGGGGTAGACCGGATTTCGATGCGCCCGGACTGGACCGAAGTCGTAGAGGCCGTGGGCCTGCTGCTGTCGTCGCAGGAGCGCGAATTCTCGCCGCAGACGATCAGAAATGCCGAAGATTTCATCGAGCATACGAGCGCGCGCCTGGCGCCGCCTGGGCATGTCGGCCCGGGATATTGGCCAACGCTCCTGCTCGGGTGGGACGGCTCACCTCAGATATCGGTAGAGGTGTTCGACGACACATACGAACTCTACCGAATATATGAGGGCAGGACCGATATCTTCGAGTTTGCACATGAACCCGGCCAGCCATTCCCGGAAAAGCTGGACGAACTGCTTGCTTCGGCCTGTGCCCGACCAGCGGGCTGAAACTTACTCCGCCGGCACCGGCTTCGGCCGGCCCTGCGTGTCGAGCGCGACCATGACGAAATCGGCGTCGGTCACCTTTTCCATCATGTCGGAGAGATAACGCTGCGCCCAGGCCTCGACCTTGAGCGTCATCGAGGTGCGGCCGACGCGCTCGACATGGGTGTAGATGCACAGCGTGTCGCCGATCTTCATCGGCTTGGCAAAGGCCATTTCCTTGACCGCCGCCGTCACCACGCGGCCGCGGGCGCGCTCGGCGGCGCGGATGCCGCAGGCAAGATCCATCTGCGCCATGACCCAGCCGCCGAAGATGTCGCCGGCGGCATTGGCGTCGGCCGGCATGGCAAGCGTCCTCAGCGTGAGTTCGCCGCGCGGCTGGCCATCGGCATAGTGGACCATCGTCTTCCCCCTGAATCGTTCCCGTCCTCACCCGTATCTTTGCTGCCGCAGCCGCGTCAACGCCGCATATCTGGCATTGCCCGGTCGTATTTTTCACAGGCCATGCCGTAACCGACGCCGAAGCCTTTTGCCGAGGCGATAGTCTGGCCGCATCGTGGAATTCCGACAGGCCGCAACCAGCATGCAGACGTTCGATTTCATCATAGTCGGCTCAGGGTCCGCCGGTTCGGTGGTGGCCGAGCGGCTGTCGGCCAGCGGACGCTTCTCGGTGCTGGTGCTGGAGGCCGGGGGCACCGACCGCCGCTTCTTCGTCCAGATGCCGCTCGGCTACGGCAAGACCTTCTTCGACCCTGAAGTGAACTGGAACTACGCCGCCGAGGCCGACCCGGGCCTTGCCGGCAACCGGGATCATTGGCCGCGCGGGAAAATCCTGGGCGGGTCGAGTTCGATCAACGCAATGGTGTGGATCCGGGGGGCGCCTGAGGATTTCGACGCCTGGCGCGACGCCGGCAATCCCGGCTGGGGGTTCGACGACCTTTTGCCCGCCTTCAAGGCGATCGAGGACAACCAGGCAGGCGCGACCGACCTGCGCGGCACGGGCGGACCGGTGCATGTCACCGACAACCGCAAGAACGTTCACCCGCTGACCCACCGCTTCCTGGCCGCAGCCCAGGCAGCCGGCCTGCCGTTGAATCAGGACTTTAACGGCGAGGCCCAGGAGGGTGCGGGCATTTATCAAATCACCACCAGGGACGGTCGCCGCATGTCGGCGGCGCGCGCCTTCCTGCGCCCGGCGATGAAGCGTCCCAATGTCCGCGTCGAGACGAATGCGCTGGTGACGAAAGTGCTGTTCGAGGGCAAGCGCGCCGTCGGCGTCGAATATCTGCAGAATGGCGTGACGAAGACCGCCCGCGCCGGCCGCGAGGTGATCCTGTCTGGCGGTTCGATCAACACGCCCCAGCTCTTGCAGCTCTCGGGCATCGGCCCCGCGGCCCTGCGCGGCGATCTCGGCATTGACGTGTTGCACGCCAACGAACATGTCGGCCGCAACCTTCAGGACCATCAGGGCATCAACTACACCTGGAAGGCCAAGGTGCCGACGCTCAACCAGCTCCTGCGTCCCTGGTGGGGCAAGGCGCTGGCCGGCATGCAATATCTGTTGCTCCGCTCCGGCCCGCTGTCGATGAGCATGAACCAGGGCGGCGGCTTCTTCTGCACCGACATGAGCCGCGCCCGCCCCAACATGCAGCTCTATTTCCAGGTGTTCTCCACCGTGCTGCCCAAGGCCGGCGAGCGCCCGATCCTGACGCCCGATCCCTTCCCCGGCTTTTCCATCGGCCTGTCCAATTGCCGCCCGTCGAGCCGCGGCGAGATCATGATCCGCTCCGCCGATCCGACCGTCCACCCGCGCATCACGCCCAATGCGTTTTCCACCAACAGCGACGTCGCCGAGATGCTCGACGCGGTCAAGTTCCTGCGCAGGCTCGCCGCGCAGTCGCCCATCGCGGACATCATCGCGGAAGAGGTTTTGCCAGGTCCGTCAATCGCTTCCGACGCCGACTTGATTCAGGATTTCCGCAAGCGCTCGGGCACCGTCTACCATCCGGTGTCGACCTGCCGCATGGGCCCGGACCCGGCGACCTCGGTGGTCGATCCGCGCCTGCGCGTCCACGGCATTTCCGGCCTGCGCGTCATCGATGCCTCGATCTTCCCCGACAACATCACCGGCAACACCAATGCCGCCTCGATCATGACCGGCTGGAAGGGCGCCGAACTGGTGCTGGAGGATGCGGGGTGAATAGCCTTGAGAACTCACGCTGCAGACGGATGAGGGCCAGCGTCTAAGGCCCAGGATTTCACGCGACCGGGAGGACCACCGATGAAGATCACCGACGTCAAGACCTTCGTGGTCAACAACCCGCCGCCCGGCATCGGCGGCAAGTATTTCATCTTTGTCAGGCTCACAACCGACGGCGGCGTCGTCGGCTACGGCGAGGCCTACAACGCCACCTTCTCCGCCCATGTGACGGCGCGGATGATCGAGGACATGGCCGAGCGCTATCTTGTCGGACAGGATCCGCACGACCTCGAGAACCTGTTCCGCCGCTGCTATTCCTCCGGCTTCACCCAGCGCCCCGACGTCTCGGCCATGGGCTGCTTCTCGGCGCTGGAGATGGCCTGCTGGGACATCATCGGCAAGGAGGCCGGCAAGCCGGTCTACAAGCTGCTCGGCGGCCAGGTGCACGAGACGCTGCGCAGCTACACCTATCTCTACCCCCACACCGGCAGCGTCCACACCGAGGACGTCGCGCCGAAAAACGTCTACAACGATCCCGACATGGCGGCCGAATGCGCCGCCCTCTATATCGACCAGGGTTTCACCGCCGTGAAGCTCGACCCGGCCGGCCCCTACACCGCCTTCGACGGCCACCAGCCCCGGCTCGTCGACATCGATTTGTCGGCCCGCATGGTCAAGGCGATCCGCGAGGCGGTCGGCACCCGCGCCGACATATTGTTCGGCACGCATGGCCAGTTCACCGCCTCCGGCGCGCTGCGCATGGCGCGCGCCATAGAGCCCTACGATCCCCTGTGGTTCGAGGAGCCGGTGCCGCCTGACATGCCGGAGGTCATGGCCGAGGTCGCACGCGGCACCTCGATCCCGATTGCGACCGGCGAGCGGCTGACGACCAAATTCGAGTTCGCCCGCGTTATCGAAAACCGGGCGGCCACCATCCTCCAGCCGGATCTCGGCCGCTCCGGCGGCATCCTCGAAACCAAGAAGATCGCCGCCATGGCCGAGGCCTACCACATCCAGATTGCGCCCCACTGCTATTGCGGCCCGATCGTCGGCGCCGCCAACATCCAGCTCGCCGTCACCCTGCCCAACTTCCTCATCCTGGAATCGCTCAAGCAGTGGGACGGCTTCCACGCCAGGCTGCTGAAGAAGAAGATCGAATGGCAGGACGGCAACGTCATTCCGTCGAAGGAACCCGGCCTCGGCGTCGAGCTCGACGAGGCGGTGTGCGAGGCCAATCCTTATGACGGCTCGCATCTGCATTTGCAGATGATGCAGACGCCACTGATGCCATGAGGCGCGTGTGACCCGGCCCCTCGCCTACGCCTTCATCGGCCTCGGCCATCTCGGCGCCAATCTGGCGGCATGCCTTGTGCGTGGCGGCTTCGAGGTCGTCGTCTACGACCGCAACCCCGAAGCCATCGAGCGCCTCGTAGCACTGGGCGCAAGCGCCGCCACAAGCCCGGCCGACGCCGCCGCCCGCGCCGGCAACGCCATCACCTGCCTGCCCTCGCCCAAGATCAGCGAAGCGGTGCTGACCGGCCCCGACGGGTTGCTGGCCGGACTGCCCAAGGGCGCGACCTGGATCGAAATGTCGACCAACGGCCACGACGAGGTCGTGCGGCTGGCGGCGCTGGCCAAAGCCGGCGGCGTCGAAACCCTCGAATGTCCTGTTACCGGCGGCGTCCACCTCGCCGCCGACGGCCGGATCACGGCCCTGATCGGCGGCGACGCAGCCCTCTACGACCGCCACCATCAGGCGATCGAAGCCATGTGCGCGCGCGCCTTCCTGATGGGACCGATCGGCTCGGCGGCAGTGATAAAAGTCATCACCAACATGCTGGCCTTCATCCACCTGGTCGCCGCCGGCGAGGCGTTGATGCTGGCGAAAAAGGGCGGTCTCGATCTCGCCCAGGCCTACCACGCCATCGTTGCCTCCTCGGGCAACAGCTTCGTCCACGAGACCGAGAGCCAGCTTGTCCTCAACGGCTCCTACGACATCGGCTTCACCATGGACCTGGCGCTGAAGGATCTGGGTTTTGCGCTTTCCATGGCGCGCGAAGGCGGCGTGCCGCTGGACCTCGCCGACCGCGTCAACGCCATCTTCCGGCAGGGCAAGGAAATCTATGGCGGCGACGCCTGGTCGACGATGATCGTCAGGCTGCTGGAGGATGCGACCGGCGCCGACCTGCGCGCACCCGGTTTCCCGGCGAAACTCTGACAGGGCGCGCCGGCCTTTGACATCCTCCCACGCCCGAGGGATAGCTCTCGCGCGTTTGACGGAAAGGGAATCTCCGGTGAGGCCGAGCCTGAGGGCGAAAATACTCGACGTGTGCGCGCGCAAGATCGCCGCCAAGGGCCCCGATGTCGGGCTGTCGTTCTATGCGTTTTTCGCCAACCGAAATGACGACCCGGAGCTTCTGATGGAGGCCGCCGAATGGTGGATCCGCACTCACGAGCTCGACCATTTCGAAAAGGCGACGAAGATCGAGGCGATGGTCAGGTCCATGGACGCCTGATCGGACGGCCAGGAAACTGCCCTTGCGAATCTGCCCTCACCCTTTCCCTGCGAAGAACGGCGAGAGCGTGGTGCAAACGTTGCCGCAGCTCCCTGTTTCCGGGGACAAGATGCCGGCAGGCGGATGAGGGCAGCGCAAGGAAATCAGTCACATAGGCTGATTTCCCGACTCTCTTCCCGACCTGCTTGAATCAACACCTCACCTTCAGCACCTTCGCCACCATCTCGTAGGTCGCGGGAATGTGCCCCGGCGACTCGCCGTCGATGTCGACCAGCGCCGCATTCGCCAGCGGATCGCCCAGCGGCTCGACCACCACCTTGCGCCCGCGCATGATCGTGATGGCCGGGTGGTTGCGGTGGCGGCCGCCATAGAGCAGGCGGATGTCGAAGATGAGCTTGAACTTGCTTGCCGCGCGCAGGATGACGATGTCGAACAGCCCGTCGTCGGGCACGGCGTCGGGTGCGATCATCATGCCGCTGCCGAAGAACTTTTCGTTGGCCACCGCCACCAGCGCCACCCTGGCCTCGACCGGTTCGCCATCGTCGACGGTGATGCGCACGTCCTGGAAGCGGTAGCGCAGGAACTCGACGACAGTGCGCCAGAAAAACAGCGCCTTGGCCGAGCCGCGCCCCTTGCGCCTGTCGGCATTGACGGCGCGCACCGTCGCCCCCGACATGCCCAGACTGGCGATGTTGACGAAATGGCGGCTCGCCAGCCGGCCATGATCCTCGATGAAGGAAATGCGGCCGGCGTCGATCAGCCGGTCGGTGCCGCTGGCGATGCGCTCGACCGCCGCAGCGGCATCGACCGGAATGCCCAAGCCGCGGGCGAAGTCGAGGCCGGTGCCGCAAGGCAGGATGCCGAGCGCCGCCGTGCTGCCGGTTTCGGCCTGCATCTGCAAAAGCCCGTCGGCCACCTCGCTGATCGTGCCGTCGCCACCGGCGGCCACGACGATCTCGCAGCCGAGCGCGACGAGATCGCGCGCCAGCACCGCGCCGTCGCCGGGCTCTTCGGTTTCGCGGATCTCGAGGTCGGAAAAGCGCTGCGAAAGCGTCGCAACGACATCGGCCCAATGGGCGTCGAGCCGCCCGCCGCCTGCCACCGGATTCCTGATGACGCCGATCTTCACCAACCAGACCCTCCCGGCAGTCAATGGCCGCCGCCTCCGCGCCCATTGTTAGCCGCCGAGGCAATTGCGCAAGGAAAAGGTTGGGAAGTTCACATCAACTCGCAGCACAAGCCGCCAAGGCCGGAACCGGCTCCGGTGCGCCACAACGTTGCCGCGAAAGCCGAAGCCACCATCATGCCATGATTGCGGCCAACTGGCGCCGCGATCGCAGCAGAGAAATCGCAGTGTTAACTTTCCCTGGGGATTCGGACCGTGATCAAGTCAGCACTTGTCGCCATGACCATTGTCGGCTGCGACTGCGATGCCAAGCTGTGTGAATATATCGGCGAGACGCCGGCACAATGGACCTCGGTCGCCGACTGCGAGGCGGCGATGAAGAGCCGCATCCTGCATCAGGGCAACCACGACTATCCGCTGGTCACCGGCATCTGCCGCACCACTGTTTTTGCCGAGCCGCAACTGGCATCGGCGCCATCTGAGGTCATTGAGGCCAAGCCGGCCGAGCGGACGACGGTGGCCGGCATCGTCGAGGGCGGCCGCTCCGTGCTCTATCGCACCGCCAATGGCTACGCGCTGGTGCGCGATGGCTTCGGCAACGCCGCCGCCGGAACGCTTGATGCGGCCAGGCGCTCGTCGTCCTGGCTCGCCCAGAACCTCGCCCCCGGCTTCTAGACTGGGGACAAAAGATTGCCGGCCCCGAAGGGCCGGCGTCGGCAGCTTGGAAGGGCGCCGATGGAACGCTTCGGCGCCCGGCCGGGGAGAATGCCGGCCGGGCGCCGTCAGCGAAACCTTGGGTTCTAGGAGGCTTTTTCGATGGCCGTCACCGCACCTGTCGTGTCGTCGACGGTCACCTTCACCTTGGCTCCGGCCGCGAGGCCTTCGACCGAAATGCTCTCAGGCACGACATAGGTCTTGCCGTCTTCCAGCGTGATCGACCGCGTTGCCGGATCGACCGAGGCGACGGTGCCTTCGAGATCGGCCGCATAGGCGGCACCAATGAAGGCAAGCGAAGCGACGGCCGTTGCAAGGATCTTGTTCATGTCTGGTACTCCCGTTCTGGTCTGTCCGGGCTGGCCCTGCCCTCGTAGCAAGGCCCGCCGAACGACCTGGAGAATGCCCGCCGCCACGCCGCACCGCAAATCACGTTGAGTGAAATTATCGAACAGAATCATAAGCTTAATTCTGCCACATTCGAAGGCAGGACAAGCCTTTGCAACCTGCTTCGCTGCTCTTGTGCAGCGTCGAAAGCTATATCAGGCAAGGTCTCGGCGCCGTCATATGCCGGTCACCTCACGGCCATTCCG
This genomic window contains:
- a CDS encoding mandelate racemase/muconate lactonizing enzyme family protein encodes the protein MKITDVKTFVVNNPPPGIGGKYFIFVRLTTDGGVVGYGEAYNATFSAHVTARMIEDMAERYLVGQDPHDLENLFRRCYSSGFTQRPDVSAMGCFSALEMACWDIIGKEAGKPVYKLLGGQVHETLRSYTYLYPHTGSVHTEDVAPKNVYNDPDMAAECAALYIDQGFTAVKLDPAGPYTAFDGHQPRLVDIDLSARMVKAIREAVGTRADILFGTHGQFTASGALRMARAIEPYDPLWFEEPVPPDMPEVMAEVARGTSIPIATGERLTTKFEFARVIENRAATILQPDLGRSGGILETKKIAAMAEAYHIQIAPHCYCGPIVGAANIQLAVTLPNFLILESLKQWDGFHARLLKKKIEWQDGNVIPSKEPGLGVELDEAVCEANPYDGSHLHLQMMQTPLMP
- a CDS encoding helix-turn-helix domain-containing protein, translating into MKPRHPHRTEDCRAVSDILQRVGDKWTVLVVGKLGDGPMRFNELRHAIGGISQKMLTTTLRGLERDGFITRTVFPTIPPRVDYELTDLGRELLVPVFALGEWARLNQRRVAEARTKFDAVTG
- a CDS encoding NAD(P)-dependent oxidoreductase encodes the protein MTRPLAYAFIGLGHLGANLAACLVRGGFEVVVYDRNPEAIERLVALGASAATSPADAAARAGNAITCLPSPKISEAVLTGPDGLLAGLPKGATWIEMSTNGHDEVVRLAALAKAGGVETLECPVTGGVHLAADGRITALIGGDAALYDRHHQAIEAMCARAFLMGPIGSAAVIKVITNMLAFIHLVAAGEALMLAKKGGLDLAQAYHAIVASSGNSFVHETESQLVLNGSYDIGFTMDLALKDLGFALSMAREGGVPLDLADRVNAIFRQGKEIYGGDAWSTMIVRLLEDATGADLRAPGFPAKL
- a CDS encoding DUF1344 domain-containing protein, which encodes MNKILATAVASLAFIGAAYAADLEGTVASVDPATRSITLEDGKTYVVPESISVEGLAAGAKVKVTVDDTTGAVTAIEKAS
- a CDS encoding DUF6500 family protein is translated as MRPSLRAKILDVCARKIAAKGPDVGLSFYAFFANRNDDPELLMEAAEWWIRTHELDHFEKATKIEAMVRSMDA
- a CDS encoding GMC family oxidoreductase N-terminal domain-containing protein, which produces MQTFDFIIVGSGSAGSVVAERLSASGRFSVLVLEAGGTDRRFFVQMPLGYGKTFFDPEVNWNYAAEADPGLAGNRDHWPRGKILGGSSSINAMVWIRGAPEDFDAWRDAGNPGWGFDDLLPAFKAIEDNQAGATDLRGTGGPVHVTDNRKNVHPLTHRFLAAAQAAGLPLNQDFNGEAQEGAGIYQITTRDGRRMSAARAFLRPAMKRPNVRVETNALVTKVLFEGKRAVGVEYLQNGVTKTARAGREVILSGGSINTPQLLQLSGIGPAALRGDLGIDVLHANEHVGRNLQDHQGINYTWKAKVPTLNQLLRPWWGKALAGMQYLLLRSGPLSMSMNQGGGFFCTDMSRARPNMQLYFQVFSTVLPKAGERPILTPDPFPGFSIGLSNCRPSSRGEIMIRSADPTVHPRITPNAFSTNSDVAEMLDAVKFLRRLAAQSPIADIIAEEVLPGPSIASDADLIQDFRKRSGTVYHPVSTCRMGPDPATSVVDPRLRVHGISGLRVIDASIFPDNITGNTNAASIMTGWKGAELVLEDAG
- a CDS encoding acyl-CoA thioesterase, which codes for MVHYADGQPRGELTLRTLAMPADANAAGDIFGGWVMAQMDLACGIRAAERARGRVVTAAVKEMAFAKPMKIGDTLCIYTHVERVGRTSMTLKVEAWAQRYLSDMMEKVTDADFVMVALDTQGRPKPVPAE
- a CDS encoding diacylglycerol kinase family protein translates to MKIGVIRNPVAGGGRLDAHWADVVATLSQRFSDLEIRETEEPGDGAVLARDLVALGCEIVVAAGGDGTISEVADGLLQMQAETGSTAALGILPCGTGLDFARGLGIPVDAAAAVERIASGTDRLIDAGRISFIEDHGRLASRHFVNIASLGMSGATVRAVNADRRKGRGSAKALFFWRTVVEFLRYRFQDVRITVDDGEPVEARVALVAVANEKFFGSGMMIAPDAVPDDGLFDIVILRAASKFKLIFDIRLLYGGRHRNHPAITIMRGRKVVVEPLGDPLANAALVDIDGESPGHIPATYEMVAKVLKVRC